Proteins found in one Patagioenas fasciata isolate bPatFas1 chromosome 13, bPatFas1.hap1, whole genome shotgun sequence genomic segment:
- the PHAF1 gene encoding phagosome assembly factor 1 — translation MLDLEVVPERSLGNEQWEFTLGMPLAQAVAILQKHCRIIKNVQVLYSEQSPLSHDLILNLTQDGIKLLFDAFNQRLKVIEVYDLTKVKLKYCGVHFNSQAIAPTIEQIDQSFGATHPGVYNSAEQLFHLNFRGLSFSFQLDSWTETPKYEPNFAHGLASLQIPHGATVKRMYIYNGNSLQDTKAPLMPLSCFLGNVYAENVDVLRDGTGPSGLRLRLLTAGCGPGVLADAKMRVFERCVYFGDSCQDVLSTLGSPHKVFYKSEDKMKIHSPSPHKQVPSKCNDYFFNYFTLGVDILFDANTHKVKKFVLHTNYPGHYNFNIYHRCEFKIPLVIKRDSADSQTETCTTYSKWDSIQDLLGHPVEKPVVLHRSSSPNNTNPFGSTFCFGLQRMIFEVMQNNHIASVTLYGPTRPSSQLRTSDLPQ, via the exons GAATGCCGTTGGCTCAGGCTGTAGCAATTCTTCAGAAACACTGTCGCATCATCAAAAACGTCCAGGTTCTCTACAGTGAGCAG tCACCTCTTAGCCATGACCTCATCCTTAACCTGACTCAGGATGGAATCAAACTGCTGTTTGATGCTTTCAATCAGAGACTTAAG GTGATTGAAGTTTATGACTTGACTAAGGTGAAATTAAAATATTG tggTGTCCATTTTAACTCTCAGGCAATTGCTCCAACTATAGAACAAATTGATCAGTCATTTGGAGCAACACATCCAGGAG tgtATAATTCAGCTGAGCAACTCTTTCACCTCAATTTCAGAGGACTGTCGTTTTCTTTTCAGTTAGACTCCTGGACTGAAACGCCGAAGTACGAG CCTAACTTTGCCCACGGTTTAGCCTCTCTGCAAATTCCACATGGTGCGACTGTGAAACGTATGTACATCTACAACGGAAACAGTCTGCAGGATACCAA GGCTCCCTTGATGCCCCTCAGCTGTTTCCTTGGTAATGTGTATGCTGAGAACGTTGATGTTCTGCGAGATGGAACTGGACCCTCAGGTTTACGGCTTCGCCTACTCACCGCAG GTTGCGGCCCAGGTGTTTTAGCCGACGCCAAGATGCGGGTATTTGAGCGTTGTGTATACTTTGGTGATTCGTGCCAGGATGTGCTGAGCACCCTGGGGTCTCCACACAAAGTCTTCTACAAGTCTGAAGATAAG ATGAAAATCCACTCGCCCTCGCCCCATAAGCAGGTCCCATCAAAGTGCAATGACTACTTCTTCAATTATTTCACGCTTGGAGTG GATATCCTCTTTGATGCAAACACTCACAAGGTGAAGAAATTTGTCCTACATACAAATTACCCTGGTCATTACAACTTTAACAT TTACCATCGCTGTGAATTCAAGATTCCACTAGTCATTAAGCGAG aTAGTGCCGATTCACAGACTGAAACATGTACAACGTACAGCAAG TGGGACAGTATTCAGGATCTTCTGGGGCACCCTGTAGAAAAGCCGGTGGTACTTCACAG GTCATCATCTCCGAACAACACTAACCCATTTGGGTCAACCTTTTGCTTTGGACTGCAACGAATGATCTTTGAG GTGATGCAGAATAATCACATAGCTTCTGTTACTCTCTATGGCCCAACGCGGCCCAGCAGCCAGTTGAGAACATCGGACCTTCCCCAGTGA